Proteins from a genomic interval of Lolium perenne isolate Kyuss_39 chromosome 1, Kyuss_2.0, whole genome shotgun sequence:
- the LOC127335525 gene encoding putative F-box protein At4g22180 — protein MEACSVARIMSLGHLDLRIMHKLLALSPGSHMKFRKDPPLMETETETVVQNSPELPLDVLIDIFALLEIPDFIRAGSVCSAWHSAYTILHSQLEQYRRGQTPCLLYTSESVGDNVACLYSLAEKRVYNITLPDPPIRSRHLIGSSHGWLVTADDKSELHILNPITGQQIALPPIITIEHVKPILDDAGAISKYKWCDDVTIYALDEFRDGLYFKAFVFPDPSTGSYIVVLILISECQLLFARVGDCKWTLLPPGSDCYQQCIHIDGLLYAFTRTGGIDAFDLTGHTITRSIIVDEMENYISDKDGWIYAVQTPCGDLLQVCRQTEVTKDILIETEKILVYKADMTAKKLVKMNGLRDHVLFLGRSQSQCLSAEEYPQLKTNCVYFTDDETYVSKYKNDRRDIGILNLENDDREEIASKLWCNWPNPIWITPNITRMNMGL, from the coding sequence ATGGAGGCGTGTAGTGTCGCCAGGATAATGAGCTTAGGGCATCTGGACTTGAGAATTATGCACAAGCTGCTGGCTCTTTCTCCCGGTTCACACATGAAATTCAGAAAAGACCCGCCATTGATGGAGACCGAGACCGAGACCGTGGTGCAAAATTCGCCGGAGCTGCCGCTGGATGTATTAATAGATATCTTTGCCCTCCTAGAGATCCCTGACTTCATACGCGCTGGCTCTGTCTGCTCCGCCTGGCACTCCGCGTATACCATCCTACACAGCCAGCTTGAGCAGTACAGACGGGGCCAGACACCTTGCCTCCTCTACACCTCTGAGTCTGTTGGTGACAACGTAGCTTGTCTCTACAGCCTCGCAGAAAAGAGGGTCTACAATATTACTCTTCCGGATCCACCCATCCGTAGTAGGCATCTGATTGGGTCCTCCCATGGCTGGTTAGTTACCGCCGATGACAAGTCCGAGCTTCATATTCTTAATCCGATAACTGGCCAACAGATAGCTCTCCCGCCCATCATCACCATTGAGCACGTAAAGCCGATCTTAGATGATGCCGGTGCAATTAGTAAATATAAATGGTGTGATGATGTGACAATCTATGCTCTGGACGAGTTTCGTGACGGGCTCTACTTCAAGGCATTTGTGTTTCCTGATCCATCCACAGGAAGCTACATTGTAGTTCTCATCCTCATTTCAGAATGCCAGCTTTTGTTTGCAAGGGTAGGTGATTGTAAGTGGACATTGCTGCCGCCTGGTTCGGACTGTTATCAACAATGCATCCACATAGATGGTCTGTTGTACGCATTCACGAGAACCGGAGGAATCGATGCTTTTGATCTCACTGGTCATACCATCACAAGGAGTATTATCGTAGACGAGATGGAGAATTACATTAGTGACAAGGATGGTTGGATATATGCTGTTCAGACCCCATGTGGTGATCTATTGCAAGTTTGCAGGCAAACTGAAGTCACAAAAGATATCCTGATAGAGACTGAGAAAATACTGGTATATAAAGCTGATATGACAGCAAAAAAACTTGTGAAAATGAACGGCTTGCGTGATCATGTGTTGTTTCTTGGCCGTAGTCAGTCGCAGTGCCTTAGTGCTGAAGAATATCCGCAGCTGAAGACAAATTGTGTTTATTTCACTGATGACGAGACATATGTTTCGAAGTATAAGAATGATCGCCGGGATATTGGTATTCTCAACTTGGAAAATGACGACAGGGAAGAAATTGCATCCAAGCTTTGGTGCAACTGGCCAAATCCCATATGGATAACACCCAATATCACAAGGATGAACATGGGGTTGTAA